Proteins encoded within one genomic window of Mesobacillus subterraneus:
- a CDS encoding DUF3139 domain-containing protein: MKKKVFVGITAIVIFLVCFIVWYVNFPGYKNIAEDRIDTYMQAQKVDLEQEYQKRSSRDFKTGRWMIVYKFAEEPNLIYEYEYDKNTNSVLLIVYESPTMSGGSSIEKGMHYPSLEDGWSKFDSEGNLIKTSD; this comes from the coding sequence GTGAAGAAAAAAGTGTTTGTTGGGATTACTGCAATTGTGATTTTTTTAGTCTGTTTTATTGTTTGGTATGTGAATTTTCCTGGTTATAAAAATATAGCAGAAGATAGAATTGATACATATATGCAAGCTCAGAAAGTAGATTTGGAGCAAGAATACCAAAAGAGGTCATCAAGAGACTTTAAGACAGGAAGGTGGATGATTGTTTATAAATTTGCTGAGGAACCAAATCTAATATATGAGTATGAGTACGATAAAAATACTAATAGCGTTTTACTTATAGTATATGAATCGCCTACTATGAGTGGTGGGAGTTCAATTGAAAAAGGTATGCATTATCCAAGTCTAGAAGATGGCTGGTCTAAATTCGATTCCGAAGGGAATTTAATTAAAACTTCTGACTGA
- the istB gene encoding IS21-like element helper ATPase IstB, with translation MLNEHMLSKLQEMNLGGMAEAFREQSLNREYQSMSFEDRFSLLVDLEYSRRKSNHLNRLIKNATFSDSKACIEDIEYHEDRRLKKELILKLASGLYIQDHHNIILKGPTGSGKTYMACALGVSACRQQYKVKYVRLPELLDELSLAKLAADGSYRKLIKKYTKTDVLILDEWLLSDLSKDEANILLEITEARHKTASTIYCSQIDPSGWHIKLGNGTMAEAILDRIVHDSYQLLLDGDISMRERHGLGIEV, from the coding sequence ATGTTAAATGAGCATATGTTATCCAAACTACAAGAAATGAATTTAGGAGGTATGGCCGAAGCATTTAGAGAACAATCCTTAAACAGAGAATACCAATCTATGAGTTTTGAAGATCGTTTTTCCTTGCTTGTCGACCTGGAATATTCGCGTCGGAAAAGCAATCATCTAAATCGTTTAATTAAAAACGCCACATTTTCAGACTCAAAAGCCTGCATTGAGGATATTGAATACCATGAGGATCGAAGACTTAAGAAGGAACTCATTTTGAAATTGGCCAGCGGCCTTTATATCCAAGATCATCATAACATCATTTTAAAAGGTCCCACTGGCTCCGGAAAAACCTACATGGCGTGTGCATTGGGTGTTTCCGCTTGCCGTCAGCAGTATAAAGTGAAGTATGTCCGGCTCCCAGAATTACTGGATGAACTGTCTCTGGCTAAATTGGCTGCCGACGGCAGCTATCGAAAGCTAATAAAAAAATACACAAAAACAGATGTACTCATTCTTGACGAGTGGTTACTTTCGGATCTTTCAAAAGATGAAGCAAATATCCTGTTGGAGATTACAGAAGCCCGGCACAAAACTGCTTCCACCATATATTGTTCCCAAATTGATCCGAGCGGTTGGCATATCAAATTGGGTAACGGAACGATGGCAGAAGCAATTTTGGATCGCATTGTTCATGACTCTTACCAACTACTTTTGGATGGGGATATTTCCATGCGGGAACGTCATGGATTGGGTATAGAGGTGTAG
- a CDS encoding Mu transposase domain-containing protein: MCAFPLPATPYKISEWRTAKVKPDYHISVDSMFYSVPYEYINQDVDVKLTDDMVVVYFKHMWLTSHKRLYGRFGQPSTLPEHMPDNHKLYVEHTPEVAIEW, from the coding sequence ATTTGCGCTTTCCCTCTCCCAGCCACGCCTTACAAAATATCTGAATGGAGAACGGCGAAAGTAAAGCCTGATTACCACATATCTGTAGACAGTATGTTTTACTCCGTGCCATACGAATATATTAATCAGGATGTGGATGTGAAGCTTACCGATGATATGGTTGTAGTCTATTTTAAGCACATGTGGCTAACTTCACACAAACGATTATATGGGAGATTCGGTCAGCCATCAACCCTTCCGGAGCATATGCCCGATAATCATAAGTTATATGTAGAGCACACGCCCGAAGTAGCGATTGAGTGGTAA
- the istA gene encoding IS21 family transposase — protein sequence MIHYRKILELYDEGISLRGIAASTGHSRQKVTEIIELAGKKGLECPLEEEMDDRWIEDFLFPEKTMEGSGRQPLDFEYIHKELAKPNVTLSLLHHEYEARSRANNTIPYSYRSFVRYYSNYAQKYKATMRIRRKPGEIMEVDWAGSTLFIIDRDTGEKVKAYVFVATLPCSQFSYAEATLSMDRHSWINAHIHAYEYFGGVTQILVSDNLKTGVTKHTSRELVLNPTYKEMVNHYNTIIMPARVRSPKDKASVEGSVGTISTWIIAALRNTHCFSIEELNVELRKKLEEYNQRPFTRKEGCRFSAFEEEEKFALSLSQPRLTKYLNGERRK from the coding sequence ATGATCCATTATCGTAAGATATTGGAATTATATGACGAGGGAATTAGTCTAAGGGGCATTGCCGCCAGTACTGGTCACTCTCGGCAGAAAGTAACTGAAATCATTGAATTGGCTGGAAAGAAAGGATTGGAATGCCCGCTAGAGGAGGAAATGGACGATAGATGGATTGAGGATTTTCTTTTTCCTGAAAAGACCATGGAAGGCTCCGGCAGACAGCCTCTTGATTTTGAGTACATTCACAAAGAGTTAGCTAAACCGAATGTTACTCTGTCTCTTTTGCATCATGAATACGAAGCACGTAGCCGTGCGAATAACACGATTCCTTACTCCTATCGGAGTTTTGTACGGTATTACAGTAATTATGCTCAAAAGTACAAGGCGACAATGCGTATTCGAAGAAAACCAGGCGAAATAATGGAGGTTGATTGGGCTGGGTCCACACTTTTCATTATTGATAGAGATACTGGGGAAAAAGTGAAGGCGTATGTATTTGTCGCTACATTACCGTGCAGTCAGTTTTCCTATGCGGAAGCAACGCTTTCAATGGATCGGCATTCCTGGATTAACGCACATATACATGCGTATGAATATTTTGGCGGCGTAACTCAGATACTGGTTTCGGATAATCTGAAAACCGGTGTAACGAAGCACACTTCTAGGGAACTTGTGTTGAATCCTACGTACAAGGAAATGGTAAATCATTACAATACAATCATTATGCCAGCACGTGTGCGCAGCCCTAAAGATAAAGCGAGTGTTGAAGGCTCTGTTGGTACGATTTCAACATGGATTATAGCAGCACTGAGGAATACGCATTGTTTTAGCATCGAAGAATTAAATGTGGAATTACGTAAGAAACTTGAGGAATATAACCAGCGTCCTTTTACCAGAAAAGAAGGATGCCGTTTTTCTGCTTTTGAGGAAGAGGAGAAATTTGCGCTTTCCCTCTCCCAGCCACGCCTTACAAAATATCTGAATGGAGAACGGCGAAAGTAA
- a CDS encoding ATP-binding protein has translation MKQLQQLQDALVSLRLSEASKELPALLAKAEKEQVSYLSFLQTLVDHEREKRDEKNMEKRLKLASFPCITPLVITATQMYHLCHCFYQRVTRNLPLIDNLITT, from the coding sequence ATGAAACAGCTTCAGCAGCTTCAGGATGCCCTAGTATCCCTCCGTCTTTCGGAGGCTTCAAAAGAGCTTCCGGCTCTACTGGCCAAAGCCGAAAAGGAACAAGTCAGCTACCTTTCCTTCCTTCAAACTTTGGTGGATCATGAACGGGAAAAACGAGATGAAAAGAACATGGAAAAAAGGCTTAAGCTGGCCTCTTTTCCATGTATTACTCCTTTAGTGATTACAGCCACCCAAATGTACCACCTCTGCCATTGTTTTTACCAGAGAGTGACAAGAAATTTACCACTAATCGACAACTTAATTACCACCTAA